The proteins below are encoded in one region of Girardinichthys multiradiatus isolate DD_20200921_A chromosome 19, DD_fGirMul_XY1, whole genome shotgun sequence:
- the ctsl.1 gene encoding cathepsin L.1 — protein MKLLLVVAAALAVASCASISLEDLEFHAWKLKFGRSYRSPAEEVKRKEIWLSNRKLVLVHNILADQGIKSYRLGMTYFADMENEEYKRVISQGCLRSFNASLPRRGSAFLRLPEGTDLPSTVDWRDKGYVTDVKDQKDCGSCWAFSATGSLEGQTFRKTGKLVSLSEQQLVDCSGDYGNMGCMGGLMDDAFKYIQANGGIDTEESYPYEAEDGQCRYNPDALGATCTGYVDVKQGDEDALKEAVATIGPVSVGIDASQSSFQLYESGVYDEPDCSSLELDHGVLAVGYGTDNGRDFWLVKNSWGVGWGDNGYIMMTRNKDNQCGIATAASYPLV, from the exons ATGAAGTTACTgcttgttgttgctgctgctctgGCTGTGGCCAGCTGTGCCAGCATCTCTCTGGAAGATCTCGAATTTCACGCCTGGAAACTGAAGTTTG GAAGGTCTTACAGATCTCCAGCAGAGGAGGTGAAGCGCAAGGAAATCTGGCTCAGCAACCGCAAACTGGTTCTGGTTCACAACATCCTGGCAGATCAGGGCATCAAGTCATACCGCCTTGGCATGACCTACTTTGCTGACATG GAAAATGAAGAGTACAAGCGTGTGATTTCCCAGGGTTGCCTGCGCTCATTCAACGCCTCCCTGCCTCGCCGGGGCTCTGCTTTCCTCCGACTGCCTGAGGGCACCGATCTGCCCAGCACTGTTGACTGGAGGGACAAGGGATATGTTACAGATGTCAAGGATCAGAAGGACTGTGGCTCCTGCTGGGCCTTCAGTGCA ACCGGTTCTCTGGAGGGTCAAACCTTCAGGAAGACTGGAAAGCTGGTGTCTCTGAGTGAGCAGCAGTTGGTTGACTGCTCTGGTGACTATGGCAACATGGGATGTATGGGCGGCTTGATGGACGATGCCTTCAAGTACATCCAGGCAAACGGTGGGATTGACACAGAGGAGTCCTACCCCTAtgaggcagag GATGGACAGTGCCGTTACAACCCTGATGCCCTTGGAGCCACATGCACAGGCTATGTTGATGTGAAGCAAGGTGATGAAGATGCCCTGAAGGAGGCTGTGGCCACCATCGGACCAGTTTCTGTTGGCATTGACGCCTCTCAATCATCATTCCAACTTTATGAATCAG GTGTGTATGATGAGCCTGACTGCAGCAGTTTAGAGCTGGATCATGGAGTGCTGGCTGTTGGTTATGGCACTGACAATGGGCGTGACTTTTGGCTAGTTAAAAACAG cTGGGGTGTTGGCTGGGGAGACAATGGATACATCATGATGACAAGGAACAAAGACAACCAGTGTGGGATTGCCACTGCAGCAAGTTATCCACTAGTCTGA